One genomic window of Thalassolituus hydrocarboniclasticus includes the following:
- a CDS encoding EAL and HDOD domain-containing protein translates to MDKTDPPLLARQPILDTSLKVVGYELLCRPLPEDTLAWQNEHGDRATSEVMISAFNDIGIDLVTGGLPAFINFTSHWLHNPPIMPANSLVAELLEYIPANEDNLAALRKLKKLRYRIALDDYQGDEEQTALFPLIDIVKVDIRRLPDLNQLPELIRKHQHHNLQWLAEKVETREEYRLCREAGCTLFQGYFFSHPDNVYGKRLPDNQIAVLQLLQILNDPDSSIEDVAAILQTDPQLSYKLLQIVNSAAVGLAREVTSISRAIVLAGLDRLKAWANLIALGRLQDKPAVLREQAVVRALLCKALVFSWPDLDDETAFTIGLFSLLDAFLDRPLAEICERLRLPAELTSALTEHSGDYGFILATTISMEQGRWDDIEWDVLQGLGISPAQIEWHYLNALQTANTLLQSSS, encoded by the coding sequence ATGGACAAAACAGATCCTCCACTGCTGGCGCGCCAACCCATTCTGGACACCAGTCTGAAAGTGGTCGGTTATGAGCTTCTGTGCCGGCCGCTGCCGGAAGACACTCTGGCCTGGCAGAATGAACATGGCGACCGGGCTACCAGCGAAGTTATGATCAGCGCGTTCAACGATATAGGCATAGACCTTGTTACCGGCGGCCTGCCTGCGTTTATCAATTTCACCAGTCACTGGCTGCACAATCCGCCGATTATGCCGGCCAACAGCCTGGTTGCTGAGTTGCTGGAATATATCCCGGCAAACGAAGACAATCTGGCCGCGCTCCGCAAACTGAAGAAACTGCGTTACAGGATTGCCCTTGATGATTATCAGGGTGACGAAGAGCAAACGGCTTTATTCCCGTTAATTGATATCGTAAAGGTCGATATCCGCCGCCTGCCGGATCTGAATCAGCTGCCAGAGCTGATACGCAAACACCAGCACCATAACCTGCAATGGCTGGCGGAAAAGGTTGAAACGCGGGAGGAATACCGTTTATGCCGGGAAGCAGGCTGCACCCTGTTTCAGGGCTACTTTTTCAGCCATCCCGACAATGTCTACGGCAAACGCCTGCCCGACAACCAGATAGCGGTTCTGCAGTTATTGCAGATTCTTAATGACCCGGACAGCAGCATCGAGGATGTCGCAGCCATTCTGCAGACCGACCCTCAACTCAGCTACAAGCTGCTGCAGATCGTTAACTCTGCGGCCGTCGGACTCGCCCGTGAGGTCACGTCCATCTCCAGGGCCATCGTACTGGCCGGTCTTGATCGCCTGAAAGCATGGGCCAATCTTATCGCCCTTGGTCGCCTGCAGGACAAACCGGCGGTATTACGCGAACAAGCCGTCGTCCGCGCCCTGCTGTGCAAGGCACTGGTTTTTTCCTGGCCAGACCTGGACGATGAAACCGCCTTTACTATCGGCCTGTTTTCCCTGCTGGACGCATTTCTTGACCGCCCGTTGGCAGAAATCTGCGAACGCCTGCGCCTGCCTGCAGAACTGACTTCAGCCCTGACAGAACACTCTGGCGATTATGGTTTTATTCTGGCCACGACAATCAGTATGGAACAGGGACGCTGGGATGATATTGAATGGGATGTGCTGCAGGGGCTGGGCATCAGCCCTGCGCAAATTGAATGGCATTACCTGAATGCGTTGCAAACAGCCAACACCCTGCTGCAATCCAGCAGCTGA
- a CDS encoding chemotaxis protein CheV — protein sequence MSGVLSSVDARTKLVGQNRLELLLFHLGGSQHFAINVFKVQEVMRMPRLTRIPDRHPVVRGVTHLRGQTVPVVDLRHAIQMGPLKLNEEDATIIVTEYNMTVQAFLVGGVDRIVNMNWSEILPPPGGAGRQHYLTAITRIDDRIVEIIDVEKVLAEIAPYNSVLSADAYDDELLEKVRGKDILIVDDSHVAIQQMRQVLEPMGLNIIEANNGLEAYQLLMHWKEEGRDIHNNLVMIITDAEMPEMDGYMLTTEIRRDPELKDTFVILHTSLSGNFNKAMVEKVGCNGFLSKFAPEAMAKEVQRLMREKMHMPPRPE from the coding sequence ATGAGCGGGGTTCTGAGTAGTGTTGATGCCCGTACCAAGCTAGTTGGGCAGAACCGGCTGGAACTGCTGTTGTTTCATCTTGGTGGCTCACAGCACTTTGCCATCAATGTGTTTAAAGTGCAGGAAGTGATGCGCATGCCGCGCCTTACCCGTATTCCGGACCGCCATCCGGTGGTGCGTGGGGTAACGCATCTGCGCGGGCAGACTGTGCCTGTCGTCGATCTGCGTCATGCCATTCAGATGGGGCCGCTGAAGCTGAATGAAGAAGATGCGACCATCATTGTCACTGAGTACAACATGACGGTACAGGCCTTTCTGGTTGGAGGGGTTGATCGTATTGTGAATATGAACTGGAGCGAAATTCTGCCCCCTCCTGGCGGAGCCGGGCGGCAGCATTACCTGACGGCCATTACCCGCATTGATGACCGCATTGTCGAAATTATCGATGTGGAAAAGGTTCTCGCCGAAATTGCCCCTTATAACTCGGTGCTTTCGGCTGATGCTTACGATGATGAGTTGCTGGAAAAAGTACGGGGTAAAGACATTCTGATTGTTGATGACTCCCATGTTGCTATTCAGCAGATGCGGCAGGTTCTGGAACCTATGGGGCTGAATATTATTGAAGCCAATAATGGCCTTGAAGCTTATCAGTTGTTGATGCACTGGAAAGAAGAAGGCCGGGATATCCATAATAATCTGGTGATGATTATTACCGATGCGGAAATGCCAGAGATGGATGGCTATATGCTGACAACCGAGATTCGCCGCGACCCGGAACTGAAGGATACTTTTGTTATTCTGCACACATCTTTGTCTGGCAATTTCAATAAAGCGATGGTTGAAAAAGTCGGATGTAACGGGTTTTTGTCGAAGTTTGCTCCGGAGGCAATGGCAAAAGAGGTTCAGCGTCTGATGCGGGAAAAAATGCATATGCCGCCACGGCCAGAGTAA
- a CDS encoding MOSC domain-containing protein, translating into MPQVSRLFIYPIKSCAPVEVEQLVFDEYGPAGDRRFLLVDEQGNFITQRQQPKMAHIYPVPGETLLRVEAADQPALLVPLSDADAPCKTVTVWSDTLAAEDCGDEAADWFSSVLGIRCRLVRLPQNSQRQVDLRYADPGQWVSFADGFPVLVATESSLAALSDCIGRPLAIERFRPNIVVSGVGAFAERRWQALEHKDGLLDIRKPCQRCVIPTRNMETLEREGDVMDALKALCRIDGKIIFGQNALVSGLQRLCVGDELTERFSD; encoded by the coding sequence ATGCCACAGGTTTCGCGTTTATTTATTTACCCGATCAAATCATGCGCACCGGTTGAGGTCGAACAGCTGGTGTTTGATGAATATGGCCCGGCGGGAGACCGCCGTTTCTTGCTGGTGGATGAGCAGGGTAATTTTATTACCCAGCGCCAGCAGCCGAAGATGGCACATATTTATCCTGTGCCGGGCGAAACGCTGTTGCGCGTTGAAGCCGCTGACCAGCCTGCTTTGCTGGTGCCGCTGTCTGATGCGGATGCACCCTGCAAGACTGTCACTGTCTGGAGCGATACTCTCGCCGCAGAAGATTGTGGTGATGAAGCTGCAGACTGGTTTTCTTCGGTTTTAGGTATCCGTTGCCGCCTTGTGCGTTTGCCGCAAAACAGTCAGCGACAGGTGGACTTGCGTTATGCTGATCCCGGGCAATGGGTCAGTTTTGCTGATGGTTTTCCTGTGCTGGTGGCGACGGAAAGCAGTCTCGCAGCTTTGTCTGATTGCATAGGGCGCCCGCTGGCGATTGAACGCTTCCGGCCCAATATTGTTGTCAGTGGTGTGGGGGCATTTGCAGAGCGTCGCTGGCAGGCGCTGGAGCACAAAGATGGGCTGCTGGATATCCGCAAGCCCTGTCAGCGTTGTGTGATTCCAACGCGTAATATGGAAACTCTTGAGCGCGAAGGTGATGTGATGGATGCACTGAAAGCGCTTTGCCGTATCGATGGCAAAATTATATTTGGCCAGAACGCTCTGGTTTCCGGTCTTCAGCGGCTATGTGTCGGCGATGAGCTTACAGAGCGTTTTTCGGATTGA
- a CDS encoding NAD(P)-dependent oxidoreductase, translating into MATLAFIGLGNMGYPMAGHLANHGHSVRVYNRTPARTAQWLSEYQGEGFDNISHTVRHCDAVILCVGRDDDVRDILTGQHNAIAAMNPGTLIIDHTTTSAHLAEEMASAAKNAGLRFSDAPVSGGQQGAINGQLSLMVGCDSRDYDEIQRLTAAYTRTIERMGEIGSGQKTKMVNQICVAGLIQALAEGLHFAEKAGLDRDKVMSVISQGAAGSWQMSNRHQTMIAGEYQHGFAIDWMRKDLDICLEEAHRSNTELPVTALVNHYYQELQSMGAGRLDTSALLLRLQNKDES; encoded by the coding sequence ATGGCAACACTGGCATTTATCGGACTTGGCAACATGGGTTACCCAATGGCAGGCCATCTTGCCAATCATGGCCACTCTGTCAGGGTGTACAACCGCACCCCTGCCCGCACTGCGCAGTGGCTCAGCGAATATCAGGGTGAGGGCTTTGATAACATCAGCCATACCGTCCGCCATTGTGATGCGGTTATTCTCTGCGTCGGCCGCGATGATGATGTTCGCGATATTCTGACCGGCCAGCACAACGCCATCGCGGCAATGAATCCCGGCACATTAATCATTGATCACACCACCACCTCAGCCCATCTGGCGGAAGAGATGGCATCAGCCGCCAAAAACGCAGGGCTGCGTTTCAGCGATGCACCGGTATCCGGCGGCCAGCAAGGCGCCATCAATGGCCAACTTAGTCTGATGGTAGGCTGCGACTCCCGTGATTACGATGAAATCCAACGCCTCACCGCCGCCTACACCCGCACCATTGAGCGCATGGGAGAGATCGGCAGCGGCCAGAAAACCAAAATGGTCAATCAGATCTGTGTCGCCGGACTGATACAAGCCCTGGCCGAAGGCCTGCACTTCGCCGAGAAAGCGGGTTTGGATCGTGACAAAGTGATGAGCGTGATTTCTCAGGGAGCCGCAGGAAGCTGGCAGATGAGCAACCGTCATCAAACAATGATTGCCGGCGAGTACCAACATGGCTTTGCCATTGACTGGATGCGTAAAGATCTGGATATCTGCCTCGAGGAAGCACACCGCAGCAACACCGAACTTCCTGTTACCGCACTGGTTAATCACTATTATCAGGAGCTGCAATCCATGGGCGCCGGCAGACTGGATACCTCCGCCCTGCTGCTGCGACTGCAGAACAAAGACGAAAGCTGA
- the gltA gene encoding citrate synthase, whose translation MADKKATLKVDGIEETLELPVYEGSLGPDVVDVRSLSGKGLFTYDPGFMSTAATESKITYIDGAAGVLLHRGYPIDQLAEKSDYLETCYLLLHGELPTAQEKETFVNTIKNHTMVHEQLSHFFNGFRRDAHPMAVMCGVVGALSAFYHDSLDIHDEHHRVVSAHRLIAKMPTLAAMVYKYSIGQPFMYPRNELSYSENFLHMMFNTPCDEKKISPVLAKAMDRIFLLHADHEQNASTSTVRLAGSTGANPFACIASGIAALWGPAHGGANEAVLNMLTEIGDESNIDKFIAKAKDKEDPFRLMGFGHRVYKNFDPRAKVMKQTCDEVLAELGMEDDPLLKIAMKLEKIATEDEYFVKRGLYPNVDFYSGIILKAIGIPTEMFTVIFATGRTPGWIAHWNEMISSDYRIGRPRQLYTGHPKRDYPG comes from the coding sequence ATGGCTGACAAAAAAGCAACACTGAAAGTTGACGGCATAGAAGAAACTCTGGAACTTCCGGTTTACGAAGGCTCTCTGGGACCTGATGTTGTCGACGTTCGCAGCCTCTCCGGCAAAGGCCTTTTTACCTATGATCCGGGCTTCATGTCGACCGCCGCTACAGAATCCAAAATCACCTATATTGATGGCGCTGCCGGTGTTCTGCTGCACCGTGGCTATCCGATCGATCAACTGGCGGAAAAATCCGACTATCTGGAAACCTGTTACCTGCTGCTGCACGGCGAGCTGCCAACAGCACAGGAAAAAGAAACCTTCGTTAACACCATCAAAAACCACACCATGGTGCACGAGCAGCTGAGCCATTTCTTTAATGGTTTCCGCCGCGATGCTCACCCAATGGCTGTTATGTGTGGTGTGGTCGGCGCACTTTCTGCGTTTTACCACGACTCTCTGGATATCCACGATGAACATCACCGTGTTGTATCTGCACACCGCCTGATTGCAAAAATGCCAACTTTGGCAGCCATGGTTTACAAATACTCCATCGGCCAGCCGTTCATGTACCCACGCAATGAACTGAGCTACTCCGAAAACTTCCTGCACATGATGTTCAATACTCCATGTGACGAGAAGAAAATCAGCCCTGTTCTGGCCAAAGCAATGGACCGTATCTTCCTGCTGCACGCCGACCACGAACAGAATGCATCGACATCAACAGTTCGTCTGGCTGGCTCTACCGGTGCCAACCCATTCGCCTGTATCGCATCCGGCATTGCAGCACTGTGGGGCCCTGCTCACGGTGGCGCTAACGAAGCCGTACTGAACATGCTGACGGAAATCGGTGACGAGTCCAACATCGACAAGTTCATCGCCAAAGCGAAAGATAAAGAAGATCCATTCCGTCTGATGGGCTTCGGCCACCGCGTTTACAAGAACTTCGATCCGCGCGCCAAGGTTATGAAACAGACCTGTGATGAAGTTCTGGCCGAGCTGGGCATGGAAGATGATCCACTGCTGAAAATCGCCATGAAGCTGGAAAAAATCGCAACCGAAGACGAGTACTTCGTGAAGCGTGGCCTGTACCCGAACGTAGATTTCTACTCTGGTATCATCCTGAAAGCGATTGGCATCCCGACCGAGATGTTCACCGTAATCTTCGCCACCGGCCGCACCCCAGGCTGGATTGCACACTGGAACGAGATGATCAGCAGCGATTACCGCATTGGTCGTCCACGTCAGCTGTACACTGGCCACCCAAAACGTGACTACCCGGGCTAA